In the Gloeocapsa sp. PCC 73106 genome, TTGCTGAAGGAAGCGATCAGATACCAATACTCCCAGATGAAGCGTTTAGTCGCGAAAGTATTTATAGCGATCACGACTGATGTCTTACTTAGTTGATACTAATATACTGCTTCGTTTTGTCTCACCTTCTGATTCTGATCATGCTCGTATAATGTCATTACTCCATCATTTACTTCAACAGGGCAATAGAGTCTGTTATACTTCCCAAAATTTAGCAGAGTTTTGGAATGTTTGTACTCGACCAAATATAACACGTAATGGACTTGGTTTGACGATTGAAGAAACTGACAGAAGAGCACAAGTAATAGAAAGAAATTTGGAATTTTTGCCTGATGTACCTGGGATTCACCGACGGTGGCGACAATTATTAGTAAAATATCGAGTAAGTGGAGTCCAAGTTCATGATACTCGTCTTGTTGCAGCCATGTTAGAGTATGGAATAGAAAATCTCATAACCCTTAATAATAAAGATTTCCAACGCTTGACCGAGATAAAAGTAGTTAATCCCAAAACGTGAGGAGAAAAACGCACTTCTACTTCAGATTGCGATTTTTACGACGTTGGCGAGTTCTAGCGGGGGTTTTGAATTTAGGTATTTCTGAGGTGGGGGAGTTAAATCCTGCACGTAACTAAAAGCATTTTTAGCGGGAATAAATTTAAACACAGCTTCAATAAAATACCTCGAGGGAGTTCCCCACAAGCTGCAGCTTCAGCATTGAATCTAAAAGGTTTAATATCTTCTCGTCTCATGAGTATGGGGATATGATTCGGTTTATAGCTTTCAGTGACGTCTAAAGCCGGTTTATTGCGGTAGATAGTAATTACTGCACCTTTTACCTGGGGTATCATTTGCCAAATTCCCCGCAAAGTAAAGATATTTATATCATCCCATTGAGGCGTTTCCGACCAGGCGATCGCCTCAAAATAAATAATCAGATCTTGTTTAGGTGCTATATAAGTTTTCGGATGAACCCTAAAATAAAGAGTCTTTCCCCAAAAGTCAGGACAGCGATCATTGTTGTCCGGTTTCTCCTTGGGCTAAAATAGAATTATAAATAAAATGTGTTAGGGGTTTAAGATTGTCACTTGATAGCTATATAAAGGTGTGATTTGAGCAAAAACTCTAAACTTGTTCCTTCTCATGATTATTTCTTTGGTCCAATTATTAAGGC is a window encoding:
- a CDS encoding type II toxin-antitoxin system VapC family toxin, with amino-acid sequence MSYLVDTNILLRFVSPSDSDHARIMSLLHHLLQQGNRVCYTSQNLAEFWNVCTRPNITRNGLGLTIEETDRRAQVIERNLEFLPDVPGIHRRWRQLLVKYRVSGVQVHDTRLVAAMLEYGIENLITLNNKDFQRLTEIKVVNPKT